Proteins from a single region of Pseudomonas ekonensis:
- the pgi gene encoding glucose-6-phosphate isomerase codes for MAYYRTPHDVTALPAWQALKDHRQAMQDFSMREAFNADPQRFNQFTLSSCGLFLDYSKNLINAQTRDLLVGLADEVDLKGAIKSLFDGEIVNASEGRPALHTALRRPVGDKLSVNGVNVMPDVHKVLNQMTDLVGRIHDGLWRGYTEKPITDVVNIGIGGSFLGPELVSEALLSYAQKGVRCHYLANIDGSEFHGLTQKLRAETTLFIVSSKSFNTLETLKNAQAARAWYLAQGGSEAELHRHFIAVSSNNAAAVAFGIREENIFPMWDWVGGRYSLWSAIGLPIALAIGMSNFKELLSGAYTMDQHFQSAPFEQNMPVLLALLGVWYGNFWGAQSHAILPYDHYLRNITKHLQQLDMESNGKRVRQDGTAVSTDTGPVIWGGVGCNGQHAYHQLLHQGTQLIPADFIVPVVSFNPVSDHHQWLYANCLSQSQALMLGKTLAEAEAELRDKGMSEEQVHKLAAHKVIPGNRPSNTLVVERISPRRLGALVAMYEHKVFVQSVVWGINAFDQWGVELGKELGKGVYNRLVGSEESAAEDPSTQGLINYFRGRHRG; via the coding sequence ATGGCGTACTACCGCACTCCTCATGACGTTACCGCTCTGCCTGCCTGGCAAGCGTTGAAAGACCACCGCCAAGCCATGCAGGATTTCAGCATGCGCGAAGCCTTCAACGCCGACCCGCAGCGCTTCAACCAATTCACCCTGAGCAGCTGCGGACTGTTTCTCGACTATTCGAAGAACCTGATCAACGCCCAGACCCGCGACCTGCTGGTGGGCCTGGCCGATGAGGTCGACCTCAAGGGCGCGATCAAATCGCTGTTCGACGGCGAAATCGTCAACGCTTCCGAAGGCCGCCCTGCCCTGCACACCGCCCTGCGCCGCCCGGTGGGCGACAAGCTGTCGGTCAACGGCGTCAACGTGATGCCGGACGTGCACAAGGTGCTGAACCAGATGACCGACCTGGTGGGCCGCATCCACGACGGCCTGTGGCGCGGCTACACCGAGAAGCCGATCACCGACGTGGTGAACATCGGCATCGGCGGCTCGTTCCTCGGCCCTGAGCTGGTCTCCGAGGCCCTGCTGTCCTACGCCCAGAAAGGCGTGCGTTGCCACTACCTGGCGAACATCGACGGCAGCGAGTTCCACGGCCTGACCCAGAAGCTGCGGGCCGAAACCACGCTGTTCATCGTGTCGTCGAAATCCTTCAACACCCTCGAAACCCTGAAGAACGCCCAGGCCGCCCGCGCCTGGTACCTGGCCCAGGGCGGTTCGGAAGCCGAACTGCACCGCCACTTCATCGCCGTTTCGAGCAACAACGCGGCGGCCGTGGCGTTCGGCATCCGCGAAGAGAACATCTTCCCGATGTGGGACTGGGTCGGCGGCCGCTACTCGCTGTGGTCGGCCATCGGCCTGCCGATCGCCCTGGCCATCGGCATGTCCAACTTCAAGGAACTGCTGTCCGGCGCCTACACCATGGACCAGCACTTCCAGAGCGCCCCGTTCGAACAGAACATGCCGGTGCTGCTGGCCCTGCTCGGCGTGTGGTACGGCAACTTCTGGGGTGCGCAGAGCCACGCGATCCTGCCGTACGACCATTACCTGCGCAACATCACCAAGCACCTTCAACAGTTGGACATGGAGTCCAACGGCAAGCGCGTGCGCCAGGACGGCACTGCGGTGTCCACCGACACCGGTCCGGTGATCTGGGGCGGCGTCGGCTGCAACGGCCAGCATGCCTATCACCAGTTGCTGCACCAGGGCACCCAGCTGATCCCGGCCGACTTCATCGTGCCGGTCGTCAGCTTCAACCCGGTGTCCGACCATCACCAGTGGCTGTACGCCAACTGTCTGTCCCAGAGCCAGGCCCTGATGCTCGGCAAGACCCTGGCCGAAGCCGAGGCCGAGCTGCGCGACAAAGGCATGAGCGAAGAGCAGGTGCACAAGCTCGCCGCCCACAAGGTGATCCCGGGCAACCGTCCGAGCAACACCCTGGTGGTCGAACGCATCAGCCCGCGCCGTCTCGGCGCCCTGGTGGCGATGTACGAACACAAGGTGTTCGTGCAGAGCGTGGTCTGGGGCATCAACGCCTTCGACCAGTGGGGCGTGGAACTGGGCAAGGAACTGGGCAAGGGCGTCTACAACCGCCTGGTCGGCAGCGAAGAGAGCGCCGCCGAGGATCCGTCCACCCAAGGCCTGATCAACTACTTCCGCGGCCGTCACCGCGGCTGA
- the panD gene encoding aspartate 1-decarboxylase has protein sequence MHAIMLKAKLHRAEVTHAVLDYEGSCAIDGEWLDLSGIREYEQIQIYNVDNGERFTTYAIRGEEGSRMISVNGAAAHKAKVGDRVIICAYAHYSEAELVNFKPRMLYMAPGNELSHTSNAIPVQVA, from the coding sequence ATGCACGCCATCATGCTCAAGGCCAAGCTGCACCGCGCCGAAGTCACCCACGCGGTGCTCGATTACGAAGGTTCCTGCGCCATCGACGGCGAATGGCTGGACCTGTCCGGCATCCGTGAGTACGAGCAGATCCAGATCTACAACGTCGACAACGGCGAACGCTTCACCACCTACGCGATCCGCGGCGAAGAAGGCTCGCGGATGATTTCGGTCAACGGCGCAGCCGCGCACAAGGCCAAGGTCGGCGACCGCGTGATCATTTGCGCCTACGCCCACTACAGCGAAGCTGAACTGGTGAACTTCAAGCCGCGCATGCTCTACATGGCGCCGGGCAACGAACTGAGCCACACCAGCAACGCCATCCCGGTGCAGGTCGCCTGA
- the panC gene encoding pantoate--beta-alanine ligase yields MNTVKTVRELRAAVARARSEGKRIGFVPTMGNLHSGHIALITKATQRVDFVVASIFVNPLQFGAGEDLDKYPRTLAADQEKLLEAGCDLLFAPTVEEMYPDGMAGQTRVSVPQLSEGLCGASRPGHFEGVATVVSKLFNMVQPDLAIFGQKDFQQLAVIRALVHDLNMPIQIIGEPTVRAADGLALSSRNGFLSEEQRAVAPVVYRTLSAIAESIKLGERDFPALIQTQLKQLEAAGLRPDYLEIRHALTLRPATANDRDLVILVAAFLGTTRLIDNLHLNLDTPA; encoded by the coding sequence ATGAACACCGTCAAAACCGTACGTGAACTGCGCGCCGCCGTGGCCCGCGCCCGCAGCGAAGGCAAGCGCATCGGCTTCGTGCCGACCATGGGCAACCTGCACAGCGGCCACATCGCGCTGATCACCAAGGCCACCCAGCGGGTGGACTTCGTGGTCGCGAGCATTTTCGTCAACCCGCTGCAGTTCGGCGCCGGCGAAGACCTCGACAAGTACCCGCGCACCCTGGCGGCGGACCAGGAAAAACTGCTGGAAGCCGGCTGCGACCTGCTGTTCGCCCCGACCGTCGAGGAAATGTACCCCGACGGCATGGCCGGACAGACCCGGGTCAGCGTGCCTCAACTGTCCGAAGGCCTTTGCGGCGCCAGCCGGCCGGGGCATTTCGAAGGCGTGGCGACCGTGGTCAGCAAGCTGTTCAACATGGTGCAGCCGGACCTGGCGATCTTCGGCCAGAAGGACTTCCAGCAACTGGCGGTGATCCGTGCGCTGGTGCATGACCTGAACATGCCGATCCAGATCATCGGCGAACCGACCGTGCGTGCCGCCGACGGCCTGGCGCTGTCCTCGCGCAACGGTTTCCTCAGCGAAGAGCAGCGCGCCGTGGCGCCGGTGGTCTACCGCACCCTGAGCGCCATCGCCGAGTCGATCAAGCTAGGCGAGCGTGACTTCCCGGCACTGATCCAGACGCAGCTCAAGCAACTGGAAGCCGCCGGCCTGCGTCCGGACTACTTGGAGATCCGCCACGCCCTGACCCTGCGCCCGGCCACGGCAAACGACCGCGACCTGGTGATCCTGGTGGCCGCGTTCCTCGGCACCACCCGCTTGATCGACAACCTGCACCTGAACCTCGACACCCCGGCCTGA
- the panB gene encoding 3-methyl-2-oxobutanoate hydroxymethyltransferase encodes MPAITLTTLQSLKQKGEKITMLTCYDATFAHACNEAGVEVLLVGDSLGMVLQGHDSTLPVTTAEMAYHVASVKRGNTDALILADLPFMANATLEQTMTNSAMLMQAGAHMVKVEGALWLAESIRLLAERGVPVCAHMGLTPQAVNILGGYKVQGRNENQARQMRADAISLEQAGAAMLLLECVPSELAAEISQAVKIPVIGIGAGNATDGQVLVLHDMLGLSISGRVPKFVKNFMDGQDSIQNALKAYVTEVKAATFPGIEHGFSA; translated from the coding sequence ATGCCAGCCATCACCCTGACCACGCTCCAGAGCCTCAAGCAGAAAGGTGAAAAGATCACCATGCTGACCTGCTATGACGCGACCTTCGCCCACGCCTGCAACGAGGCCGGTGTCGAAGTGCTGCTGGTGGGCGATTCCCTCGGCATGGTCTTGCAGGGCCACGACAGCACCCTGCCGGTGACCACTGCGGAAATGGCCTACCACGTCGCCAGCGTCAAGCGCGGCAACACCGATGCCCTGATCCTGGCGGATCTGCCGTTCATGGCCAACGCCACCCTGGAACAGACCATGACCAACAGCGCCATGCTGATGCAGGCCGGCGCGCACATGGTCAAGGTCGAAGGCGCCCTGTGGCTGGCGGAGTCGATCCGCCTGCTGGCCGAGCGCGGCGTTCCGGTGTGCGCGCACATGGGCCTGACCCCGCAAGCGGTGAACATCCTCGGCGGCTACAAGGTGCAGGGCCGCAACGAGAACCAGGCGCGGCAGATGCGCGCCGACGCCATCTCGCTGGAGCAGGCCGGCGCGGCCATGCTGCTGCTCGAATGCGTGCCGAGCGAACTGGCCGCCGAAATCAGCCAGGCGGTGAAGATCCCGGTGATCGGCATCGGCGCCGGCAACGCCACCGACGGCCAGGTGCTGGTGCTGCACGACATGCTCGGCCTGTCGATCAGCGGCCGCGTGCCGAAGTTCGTGAAGAACTTCATGGACGGCCAGGACAGCATCCAGAACGCCCTGAAGGCCTACGTCACTGAAGTCAAAGCCGCCACGTTCCCAGGCATCGAACACGGATTCTCCGCATGA
- the folK gene encoding 2-amino-4-hydroxy-6-hydroxymethyldihydropteridine diphosphokinase gives MERVYIGMGSNLADPAEQLRSALDALAHLPATALAGVSAFYQSDSLLPGQPRYTNAVAALDSSLSPLELLDALQAIENDQGRERLERWGPRTLDLDILLFGDRLIDEPRLKVPHYHMQERAFVLYPLAELAPKELRLADGRTLAELLAACPFTGLERL, from the coding sequence ATGGAACGCGTCTACATCGGCATGGGCAGCAACCTGGCTGACCCGGCCGAGCAATTGCGCAGCGCGCTCGACGCGCTGGCGCACCTGCCCGCCACCGCACTGGCCGGCGTCTCGGCGTTCTACCAAAGCGATTCGCTGCTGCCGGGCCAGCCGCGCTACACCAACGCCGTGGCGGCGCTGGACAGCTCGCTCTCCCCCCTGGAACTGCTCGACGCCCTGCAAGCCATCGAAAACGATCAGGGCCGCGAACGCCTGGAACGCTGGGGCCCGCGCACGCTGGACCTGGACATCCTGCTGTTCGGCGACCGGCTGATCGACGAGCCCCGCCTCAAGGTGCCGCACTACCACATGCAGGAACGCGCGTTCGTCCTGTACCCCCTGGCGGAGCTGGCGCCCAAGGAGCTGCGCCTGGCCGACGGCCGCACCCTGGCCGAGCTGCTGGCGGCCTGCCCGTTCACCGGCCTCGAACGCCTCTGA
- a CDS encoding polynucleotide adenylyltransferase PcnB encodes MLKKLFQSFRTPLRRTQHIRSTPEVLNSGQHSLQKAQFSRYAVNIVERLQSAGYQAYLVGGCVRDMLLGITPKDFDVATSATPEQVRAEFRNARIIGRRFKLVHIHFGREIIEVATFRANHPQNEDDEDSNQSSRNESGRILRDNVYGTLEEDAQRRDFTINALYYDPVSERILDYANGVHDIRNHLIRLIGDPVQRYQEDPVRMLRAVRFAAKLNFGIEKHTVQPIRDLAPMLREIPSARLFEEVLKLFLSGHGAITYEMLVDLQLFEPLFPASADALEHNPEYTHTLISEALTNTDLRIKQNKPVTPAFLFAALLWPALPARVLRLQERGMPPIPAMQEAAHELIAEQCQRIAIPKRFTMPIREIWDMQERLPRRSGKRADLLLDNPRFRAGYDFLLLRESAGEQTDGLGEWWTDYQDANDSGRRDMIRELSGKDDGTGGAPRKRRRSNAKRKSAAGE; translated from the coding sequence ATGCTGAAGAAGCTGTTCCAGTCATTTCGAACGCCCCTGCGTCGTACGCAACACATCCGTAGCACGCCTGAAGTCCTCAACAGCGGCCAACATTCGCTGCAGAAGGCGCAATTCAGCCGTTATGCGGTCAACATCGTCGAACGTCTGCAGAGCGCCGGCTACCAGGCCTACCTGGTCGGCGGCTGCGTGCGCGACATGCTGCTGGGCATCACGCCCAAGGACTTCGACGTGGCCACCAGCGCCACCCCCGAGCAGGTCCGGGCCGAATTCCGCAATGCGCGGATCATCGGCCGCCGCTTCAAGCTGGTGCATATCCATTTCGGCCGCGAGATCATCGAGGTCGCGACCTTCCGCGCCAACCACCCGCAAAACGAAGACGACGAAGACAGCAACCAGTCCTCGCGCAACGAAAGCGGGCGCATCCTGCGCGACAACGTCTACGGCACCCTGGAAGAAGACGCGCAACGCCGCGACTTCACCATCAATGCCCTGTATTACGATCCGGTCAGCGAGCGCATCCTCGACTACGCCAACGGCGTGCACGATATCCGCAACCACCTGATCCGCCTGATCGGCGACCCGGTGCAGCGCTACCAGGAAGACCCGGTGCGGATGCTGCGGGCCGTGCGCTTCGCCGCCAAGCTCAATTTCGGCATCGAGAAGCACACCGTCCAGCCGATCCGCGACCTGGCGCCGATGCTGCGCGAGATCCCGTCGGCCCGCCTGTTCGAGGAAGTGCTCAAGCTGTTCCTCTCCGGCCACGGTGCGATCACCTATGAAATGCTGGTCGACCTGCAACTGTTCGAACCGCTGTTCCCGGCCAGCGCCGACGCGCTGGAGCACAACCCGGAATACACCCACACGCTGATCAGCGAAGCCCTGACCAACACCGACCTGCGGATCAAGCAGAACAAGCCGGTGACCCCGGCGTTCCTGTTCGCCGCCCTGCTGTGGCCCGCCCTGCCGGCCCGCGTGCTGCGCCTTCAGGAACGGGGCATGCCGCCGATTCCGGCGATGCAGGAAGCGGCCCACGAGCTGATTGCCGAGCAATGCCAGCGCATCGCCATTCCGAAGCGCTTCACGATGCCGATCCGCGAGATCTGGGACATGCAGGAGCGCCTGCCGCGGCGCAGCGGCAAACGCGCCGACCTGCTGCTGGACAACCCGCGCTTTCGCGCCGGCTACGACTTCCTGCTGCTGCGCGAAAGCGCCGGCGAGCAGACCGACGGCCTGGGCGAATGGTGGACCGACTACCAGGACGCCAACGACAGCGGGCGCCGGGACATGATCCGCGAACTCAGCGGCAAGGACGACGGCACCGGCGGCGCACCGCGCAAGCGCCGTCGCAGCAACGCCAAGCGCAAGAGCGCGGCGGGCGAATAA
- a CDS encoding sigma-54-dependent transcriptional regulator, with translation MPHILIVEDETIIRSALRRLLERNQYQVSEAGSVQEAQERFSIPTFDLIVSDLRLPGAPGTELIKLGQGTPVLIMTSYASLRSAVDSMKMGAVDYIAKPFDHDEMLQAVARILRDRQAAPAAGEAVAGKSANGSGKAAVDAGNGEIGIIGSCPPMQDLYGKIRKVAPTDSNVLIQGESGTGKELVARALHNLSRRAKAPMISVNCAAIPESLIESELFGHEKGAFTGASAGRAGLVEAADGGTLFLDEIGELPLEAQARLLRVLQEGEIRRVGSVQSQKVDVRLIAATHRDLKNLAKIGQFREDLYYRLHVIALKLPALRERGADVNEIANAFLARQSARINRTDLKFAADAEQAIRHYSWPGNVRELENAVERAVILSESPEISADLLGIDIELGDLEEDEFIGLPAQAAASVPTNSHEPTEDLSLEDYFQHFVLEHQDHMTETELARKLGVSRKCLWERRQRLGIPRRKTGATSES, from the coding sequence ATGCCGCACATTTTGATCGTCGAAGACGAAACCATCATCCGCTCCGCCTTGCGCCGCCTGCTGGAACGCAACCAGTACCAGGTCAGCGAAGCCGGTTCAGTGCAGGAAGCACAAGAACGCTTCAGCATTCCCACTTTCGACCTGATCGTCAGCGACCTGCGACTGCCGGGCGCGCCCGGCACCGAGCTGATCAAGCTCGGCCAGGGCACCCCGGTGCTGATCATGACCAGCTACGCCAGCCTGCGCTCGGCCGTGGACTCGATGAAGATGGGCGCGGTCGACTACATCGCCAAGCCCTTCGACCACGACGAGATGCTCCAGGCCGTGGCCAGGATCCTGCGCGACCGCCAGGCCGCCCCCGCCGCCGGCGAAGCCGTCGCGGGCAAGTCCGCCAACGGCAGCGGCAAGGCCGCCGTCGATGCCGGCAACGGCGAGATCGGCATCATCGGCTCCTGTCCGCCGATGCAGGACCTGTACGGCAAGATCCGCAAGGTCGCGCCGACCGACTCCAATGTGCTGATCCAGGGCGAGTCCGGCACCGGCAAGGAACTGGTGGCCCGGGCCCTGCACAACCTGTCCCGGCGCGCCAAGGCACCGATGATCTCGGTGAACTGCGCCGCCATCCCGGAAAGCCTGATCGAATCCGAACTGTTCGGCCACGAGAAAGGCGCGTTCACCGGTGCCAGCGCCGGCCGGGCCGGCCTGGTGGAAGCGGCGGACGGCGGCACGCTGTTCCTCGACGAGATCGGCGAACTGCCGCTGGAGGCTCAGGCCCGCCTGCTGCGCGTGCTGCAGGAAGGCGAAATCCGCCGGGTCGGCTCGGTGCAGTCGCAAAAGGTCGATGTGCGCCTGATCGCCGCGACCCACCGGGACCTGAAGAACCTGGCCAAGATCGGCCAGTTCCGTGAAGACCTGTATTACCGCCTGCACGTGATCGCCCTGAAGCTGCCGGCCCTGCGCGAGCGCGGCGCCGACGTCAACGAAATCGCCAACGCGTTCCTCGCCCGCCAGAGCGCCCGGATCAACCGCACCGACCTGAAGTTCGCTGCCGACGCCGAACAGGCGATCCGCCACTACTCCTGGCCGGGCAACGTGCGGGAGCTGGAGAACGCGGTGGAGCGCGCGGTGATCCTGAGCGAAAGCCCGGAGATTTCCGCCGACCTTTTGGGCATCGACATCGAGCTGGGGGACCTGGAGGAGGACGAATTCATCGGCCTGCCGGCGCAAGCCGCCGCCAGCGTGCCCACCAACAGCCACGAGCCGACCGAAGACCTGTCGCTGGAAGACTACTTCCAGCACTTCGTCCTCGAGCATCAGGACCACATGACCGAGACCGAACTGGCGCGCAAGCTGGGCGTCAGCCGCAAGTGCCTGTGGGAGCGCCGTCAGCGCCTGGGCATTCCGCGGCGCAAGACCGGGGCCACCAGCGAGAGCTGA
- a CDS encoding sensor histidine kinase: MPMSFSLTQMILISAAYLAVLFGVAWISERGMIPRAIIRHPLTYTLSLGVYASAWAFYGTVGLAYQYGYGFLSSYLGVSGAFLLAPVLLYPILKITRTYQLSSLADLFAFRFRSTWAGALTTIFMLIGVLPLLALQIQAVADSIGTLTGEPVQNRVALAFCALIILFTIFFGSRHIATREKHEGLVFAIAFESVIKLVALGGVGLYALYGVFDGPQQLELWLLQNQTALAALHTPLQEGPWRTLLLVFFASAIVMPHMYHMTFTENLNPRSLVSASWGLPLFLLLMSLAVPLILWAGLKLGATTNPEYFTLGIGIAADSKALALLAYVGGLSAASGLIIVTTLALSGMALNHLVLPLYQPPAEGNIYRWLKWTRRALIVAIIMAGFCFYLMLGPGQDLANLGIVAFVATLQFLPGVLSVLYWPTANRRGFIAGLLAGVLVWVVTMLLPLVGNLQGFYIPLLNMIYVLDDTSWHMAAIASLAANVLMFTLISLFTNASPEEASAAEACAVDNVRRPQRRELHAASPQEFATQLAKPLGAKAAQKEVEQALRDLYLPFDERRPYALRRLRDRIEANLSGLMGPSVAQDMVETFLPYKAGGENYVTEDIHFIESRLEDYHSRLTGLAAELDALRRYHRQTLQELPMGVCSLAKDQEILMWNKAMEELTGIAAQRVVGSRLGTIANPWKELLQGFINVPDEHLHKQHLALDGQTRWLNLHKAAIDEPLAPGNSGLVLLVEDLTETQMLEDKLVHSERLASIGRLAAGVAHEIGNPITGIACLAQNLREEREEDGELTEISGQILEQTKRVSRIVQSLMSFAHAGSHQHSDEPVCLAEVAQDAIGLLALNRRNFEVQFFNLCDPDHWVEGDPQRLAQVLINLLSNARDASPAGSAVRVRSEAYEHTVDLIVEDEGSGIPSSIMDRLFEPFFTTKDPGEGTGLGLALVYSIVEEHYGQITIDSPADVQSQRGTRIRVTLPRHVEATSAVN; the protein is encoded by the coding sequence ATGCCGATGAGCTTTAGCCTGACCCAGATGATCCTGATCAGCGCCGCGTACCTGGCGGTGCTGTTCGGCGTGGCCTGGATCAGCGAACGGGGCATGATCCCGCGGGCGATCATTCGCCATCCGCTGACCTACACCTTGTCGCTGGGGGTCTATGCCAGCGCCTGGGCGTTCTACGGCACGGTCGGCCTGGCCTATCAGTATGGCTACGGGTTCCTGTCCAGTTACCTGGGAGTCTCCGGCGCGTTCCTGCTGGCGCCGGTGCTGCTGTACCCGATCCTCAAGATCACCCGCACCTATCAGCTGTCGTCGCTGGCGGACCTGTTCGCCTTCCGCTTCCGCAGCACCTGGGCCGGCGCACTGACCACGATCTTCATGCTGATCGGCGTGCTGCCGCTGCTGGCGCTGCAGATCCAGGCCGTGGCCGACTCCATCGGCACCCTCACCGGCGAGCCGGTGCAGAACCGCGTGGCCCTGGCGTTCTGTGCGCTGATCATCCTGTTCACGATCTTCTTCGGCTCCCGGCACATCGCCACCCGCGAGAAGCACGAAGGCCTGGTGTTCGCGATCGCCTTCGAATCGGTGATCAAACTGGTGGCCCTGGGCGGCGTCGGCCTCTACGCGCTGTACGGCGTGTTCGACGGCCCGCAGCAGTTGGAGCTGTGGCTGCTGCAGAACCAGACCGCCCTCGCCGCCCTGCACACGCCGCTGCAGGAAGGCCCGTGGCGCACCCTGCTGCTGGTGTTCTTCGCCTCGGCCATCGTGATGCCGCACATGTATCACATGACCTTCACCGAGAACCTCAACCCCCGCTCGCTGGTGAGCGCGAGCTGGGGCCTGCCGCTGTTCCTGCTGCTGATGAGCCTGGCGGTGCCGCTGATCCTCTGGGCCGGGCTCAAGCTGGGCGCCACCACCAACCCCGAATACTTCACCCTCGGCATCGGCATCGCCGCCGACAGCAAGGCGCTGGCGCTGCTGGCTTACGTCGGCGGCCTGTCGGCGGCCAGCGGGCTGATCATCGTCACCACCCTGGCCCTGTCCGGGATGGCGCTCAACCACCTGGTGCTGCCGCTCTACCAGCCGCCGGCCGAAGGCAACATCTACCGCTGGCTGAAATGGACGCGCCGGGCGCTGATCGTCGCGATCATCATGGCCGGCTTCTGCTTCTACCTGATGCTCGGCCCGGGCCAGGACCTGGCCAACCTCGGCATCGTGGCCTTCGTCGCCACCCTGCAGTTCCTGCCCGGCGTGCTGTCGGTGCTGTACTGGCCGACCGCCAACCGCCGCGGTTTCATCGCCGGCCTGCTGGCGGGGGTGCTGGTGTGGGTGGTGACCATGCTGCTGCCGCTGGTCGGCAACCTGCAGGGCTTCTACATCCCGCTGCTGAACATGATCTACGTGCTGGACGACACCAGCTGGCACATGGCGGCCATCGCCTCGCTGGCGGCCAACGTCCTGATGTTCACCCTGATCTCGCTGTTCACCAACGCCAGCCCCGAAGAGGCCAGCGCCGCCGAAGCCTGCGCCGTGGACAACGTGCGCCGTCCGCAGCGCCGGGAACTGCACGCCGCCTCGCCGCAGGAGTTCGCCACGCAACTGGCCAAGCCGCTGGGCGCCAAGGCCGCGCAGAAGGAAGTCGAACAGGCCCTGCGCGACCTCTACCTGCCGTTCGACGAGCGCCGCCCCTACGCCCTGCGCCGCCTGCGCGACCGCATCGAAGCGAACCTGTCCGGCCTGATGGGGCCCAGCGTGGCCCAGGACATGGTCGAAACCTTCCTGCCCTACAAGGCCGGCGGCGAAAACTACGTCACCGAAGACATCCACTTCATCGAAAGCCGCCTCGAGGACTACCACTCCCGCCTCACCGGGCTGGCAGCCGAGCTCGACGCCCTGCGCCGCTACCACCGCCAGACCCTGCAGGAACTGCCGATGGGCGTCTGCTCGCTGGCCAAGGATCAGGAGATCCTGATGTGGAACAAGGCCATGGAGGAACTGACCGGGATCGCGGCGCAACGGGTGGTCGGCTCGCGTCTGGGCACCATCGCCAACCCGTGGAAGGAACTGCTGCAAGGCTTCATCAACGTGCCGGACGAGCACCTGCACAAGCAGCACCTGGCCCTCGACGGCCAGACCCGCTGGCTGAACCTGCACAAGGCGGCCATCGACGAACCGCTGGCGCCGGGCAACAGCGGCCTGGTGCTGCTGGTCGAGGACCTGACCGAAACCCAGATGCTCGAAGACAAGCTGGTGCACTCCGAACGCCTGGCCAGCATCGGTCGCCTGGCGGCCGGCGTGGCCCACGAAATCGGCAACCCGATCACCGGCATCGCTTGCCTGGCGCAGAACCTGCGCGAGGAGCGCGAAGAGGACGGCGAACTGACGGAAATCAGCGGCCAGATCCTCGAACAGACCAAGCGCGTGTCGCGCATCGTCCAGTCCCTGATGAGCTTCGCCCACGCCGGCAGCCATCAGCACAGCGACGAACCCGTCTGTCTGGCGGAAGTGGCGCAGGACGCCATCGGTCTTCTAGCCTTGAACCGGCGCAACTTCGAAGTTCAGTTCTTCAACCTGTGCGACCCGGACCATTGGGTCGAAGGCGACCCGCAGCGGCTCGCCCAGGTATTGATCAACCTGCTGTCCAACGCCCGTGACGCCTCGCCTGCCGGCAGTGCGGTGCGGGTCAGGAGCGAAGCCTACGAACACACGGTCGACCTGATCGTGGAAGACGAAGGCAGCGGCATTCCGTCGAGCATCATGGACCGGTTGTTCGAACCTTTCTTCACCACCAAGGACCCTGGCGAAGGCACCGGCCTGGGCCTTGCACTGGTCTATTCCATCGTTGAAGAGCATTATGGACAAATCACCATCGACAGCCCGGCTGATGTACAGAGCCAGCGCGGCACCCGTATCCGGGTGACTTTGCCGCGCCATGTCGAAGCGACGTCCGCTGTGAACTGA